A section of the Mangifera indica cultivar Alphonso chromosome 12, CATAS_Mindica_2.1, whole genome shotgun sequence genome encodes:
- the LOC123193016 gene encoding uncharacterized protein LOC123193016, protein MSLKMESKLGTPSVLARLMGLDEPSHHQPVQKKQRVLSDNYLRRVASIGVSEKCHSFRLSFEEKKEFKDGSEVLGKLKREKDYNLSVKNSVDMQLHSSKEGHDALGVVDYKKNLSAKDLQKPDSLVTKHHHDLQGIHYSSQSGCVKVLRSSYALYSRKTDTCGKHGRGIVQGSEKAVQKLGLGNIDKFVRSPMELENGTCLPPTKIVVLKPILGSSSNGNSYSISMKNKEFLSHEEGDIYVDEQERKNLAREEGPDRLISRQVGHGKNKLSRKASRTGSRDSDTLRKESGLMMPFSSPSSSYWKNQNRPTFYYSDSSYVARQAKKESLDRWKTTERFQEVEVGDGSRTLGEMLAVPDCELRPRSLDVRSGEQGNSSRIGPHRDYFMKPLESANRLRQRFRKQGHYQKDGLKSTISGSSCMKYRNGYLVQDDCVFQVELKRKLEEKDPCGDICPDSEHRCTIQESMAIQKELKNKTQEKVVSEQNFVITKSSAFRVASDNMVSEMVTDAENDFVSRPSGNHKVQDFEPRDCTSLVEDDDSSSQVPDTSSEQDMSFGISQEDSFSSICSCTDFESLVNAEAGYQPSPNSVLEPPFEKGISSSLECFQGAKTDLHGLQLQLELLKPESLEAYSEEDGMIVSSDDDSKEGSVQNSGVYKEFVRIFSVEESRDFSYLVDVFTEAGFHGKNSDLGYETRCSSEFPISPAVFEMLEKKYGEQMSWKRSERRLLFDRINLKLSDILQTSIGMHWTKPLLRRLCFRKSLEAVEEELWMSLVRHDKQANKDSPVKVLGQDDGWLELGDDIEVIVTDIECSLIDQLAEEVVGINSF, encoded by the exons ATGTCATTAAAGATGGAATCTAAACTAGGTACACCAAGTGTCTTAGCAAGATTAATGGGTCTTGACGAGCCGTCACATCATCAGCCTGTCCAGAAAAAGCAAAGAGTGCTTTCTGATAATTATCTAAGGAGAGTTGCTTCTATTGGTGTGAGCGAGAAGTGCCACTCTTTTCGGTTGAGCtttgaagagaagaaagaatttAAGGATGGTTCTGAAGTGCTAGGAAAATTAAAGAGAGAGAAGGATTACAATCTGTCAGTTAAAAACTCAGTGGATATGCAGCTTCACTCTTCAAAGGAAGGACATGATGCATTGGGAGTTGTGGATTATAAAAAGAACCTATCAGCAAAGGATCTCCAGAAACCAGATTCTTTGGTCACCAAGCATCACCATGATCTGCAAGGTATTCATTACTCTTCTCAATCTGGTTGCGTTAAAGTCTTGAGATCGTCATATGCTTTATATTCTCGAAAGACTGATACATGCGGTAAACATGGGAGGGGCATTGTTCAAGGAAGTGAGAAAGCAGTTCAGAAACTTGGTCTTGGTAATATAGACAAGTTTGTGAGATCTCCAATGGAATTGGAGAATGGAACATGCCTTCCCCCAACAAAGATTGTTGTTTTGAAACCAATCCTTGGATCCAGTTCTAATGGGAATTCTTATTCAATTagtatgaaaaataaagaatttcttAGTCATGAAGAAGGAGATATATATGTTGATGAGCAAGAAAGGAAGAATTTGGCCAGAGAGGAGGGACCTGATAGATTGATTTCCAGACAAGTAGGGCATGGCAAAAACAAATTGTCCAGAAAGGCATCAAGGACAGGAAGCAGAGATAGTGACACACTTAGAAAAGAGTCTGGGCTCATGATGCCATTTTCTTCCCCTAGTTCCTCTTACTGGAAAAACCAAAACAGACCCACATTTTACTATTCTGACAGTTCTTATGTGGCTAGGCAAGCCAAGAAGGAGAGTTTAGATAGATGGAAAACTACTGAAAGGTTTCAAGAAGTTGAAGTGGGTGACGGGTCCCGAACTCTGGGTGAAATGCTTGCTGTGCCTGATTGTGAATTGAGGCCCAGAAGTTTGGATGTCAGATCTGGTGAGCAGGGCAATAGCAGCAGGATTGGTCCTCACAGAGACTACTTTATGAAGCCTCTGGAATCTGCTAATAGGTTGCGACAGAGATTTAGGAAGCAAGGTCATTATCAGAAAGATGGTTTAAAATCTACAATCTCAGGTTCCAGCTGCATGAAGTATAGAAATGGTTACTTAGTACAAGATGATTGTGTGTTCCAGGTTGAGCTGAAGAGAAAACTAGAGGAGAAAGATCCATGTGGTGATATTTGCCCTGATTCAGAACATAGATGCACCATCCAAGAGAGTATGGCCATTCAGAAAGAGTTGAAGAATAAGACTCAGGAAAAAGTTGTATctgaacaaaattttgttattactaaGTCATCTGCATTCAGAGTTGCCTCTGACAATATGGTTTCTGAGATGGTGACTGATGCAGAAAATGATTTTGTCAGTAGGCCTTCAGGAAATCACAAGGTTCAGGATTTTGAACCCAGAGACTGCACATCATTGGTGGAAGATGACGATTCTTCTTCTCAAGTTCCTGATACTTCAAGTGAACAG GATATGTCGTTTGGAATATCTCAGGAAGATTCCTTTTCTTCAATATGCTCTTGCACAGACTTTGAATCTCTTGTGAACGCAGAGGCAGGATATCAGCCTAGTCCAAATTCAGTGCTTGAACCACCATTTGAGAAAGGGATTTCATCTAGCCTTGAATGCTTTCAGGGTGCCAAAACTGATTTGCACG GTTTGCAGCTGCAACTTGAACTATTGAAACCAGAGTCCTTGGAAGCATACTCTGAAGAAGATGGGATGATTGTGTCAAGTGATGATGATTCCAAGGAGGGATCTGTACAGAATTCTGGGGTTTATAAGGAGTTTGTGAGAATATTCAGCGTTGAAGAGAGCAGGGATTTCTCCTACCTTGTTGATGTCTTCACTGAGGCAGGTTTTCATGGtaagaactcagatttgggctaTGAGACAAGGTGTTCTTCTGAATTTCCAATAAGCCCTGCAGTGTTTGAGATGCTAGAGAAGAAGTATGGTGAGCAGATGTCTTGGAAGAGGTCAGAGAGGAGACTTCTGTTTGATcgtataaatttaaaactgagTGATATTCTTCAGACAAGCATTGGGATGCACTGGACAAAACCTCTACTGAGAAGACTTTGCTTTAGGAAAAGCCTTGAGGCAGTTGAGGAAGAACTGTGGATGTCGCTTGTTCGTCATGATAAGCAAGCAAACAAGGATTCACCTGTGAAAGTGCTGGGACAGGATGATGGATGGTTAGAGTTGGGAGATGATATTGAGGTAATTGTTACTGATATAGAGTGTTCGTTGATTGATCAGTTAGCTGAAGAGGTTGTTGGAATCAATAGTTTTTGA